The nucleotide sequence GATGACCGCGGCCGCCAGACGCAGCAGCAGGCGGGCCGCCAGCAACAGCAGCAGCGCCGCGAACCGTCCCAGCAGCAGGGCCAGAAGGGTCAGCAGCAGGGCAAGGGCAACCGCCAGCGTGGCAACGAGCAGCAGGCCCAGCAGCGCCAGCCGCAGGCCCAGGGCGGTCGCCAGGAGCAGAAGCAGCCGCAGCAGGCCAAGGCTGAAGCCGGCCAGGGCCAGAACGAACGCAAGCAACAGCAGCGCCAGGACCAGCAGCGCCAGCCGCGCCCCGCTCCGGCGCCCGCACAGGCAGCGCCTGTTGCCCCGACCCAACCCACCGAGCGCCCCGCAGCTGCTCCTTCCGCAGTTGCCGAACCCGGCAAGGACAAGGAAGCGCTGACGGAAACCGTCATGCTTCCCGTCATCCAGTCCGGTGCAGAAGCCGCAGGAACGGCCGAAGGCACGCAGGCGGAAGGCAGCCAGTCGCGTCGCCGCCGCGGTCGCCGTGGCGGCCGTCGCCGTCGTCGTCATGAGGACGGAGCACCGGCCGGTGCCCAGGACACGGCCGGTGGCGACGAGCACCTCGACCTGGACGATGAAGATCGTGCCGAGGAAGCCGCATCGCTTGAGCCCGTGGCTCCGCCGGTGGCCGCAGGCGTTATCGCAGCGACTGCCAGCGTCGCCGTGCAAGCCGTGACGATCGAGCACGCGGCTGAAGCCCATGTGCCGGAATTCGTGGCCCCGTCGCCGGTTCCCGCTCAGATCGAAGCCGCGCCGGAACAGGTACTGAGCGCGGTTGCGCCCGCATCGTTCAACCTGCCCGCGCTTCCGCCGATTCCGGAGAAGCCGGTGGAGCCGATCACGGCGGAAGACATCAAGGTGGAGGCCCCCGTCGAACCGATCGCGCATCTCGAATCGGTGACGACCCATGAGGTCATCGTCGCAGCCGAAGAAACCGCGGCGTCGCTGACGGCCGACATCACGGCTTCCGCCACGCACGCGCCGGAACCGACCGTGATCACTGCCGAGGCGGAGCCGGTCGAGCCGATCGTCGCCACCTCGACCATCGACTTCCGCTCGCATCTTGATATCGCCCCGCATGCCGAGCACGTGCAGACATCCACGGCCGAGGCAGTGAATACGCCGGAGCCGCCGCTGGCTGCCGAACCGGCTGTGACGCCGCCGACGCCTGCCCAGGGCGATCTGCTAGCCCATGCAGGCGTGGCCACGCCCGTCCCGCACGACGAGTCCCCGAGCGAGGAACCGGCGGATGCGGAAGGCCACAAGAAGGACGCCTCGCACGGCTGACGTCGAGGCTTGCCCACAGAAAAAGCCGGACCAGGTCCGGCTTTTTTTGTGTCCCTGCTTGGGCGGTCGACGGTTAGTTGCCGACCTGGTTGTTGTGCGTATCGAGCAGGCCGTGGATGGTCATCAGATGCGCCAGGCTGATCACGTGATCGACCTGAAGCTTTTCCATCAAACGCTGCTTGTACGTGGAAACCGTCTTCGGGCTCAGGTTGAGCTGCTCGCCAATGGTGGTGAGCGCCTTGCCGCGTACCAGCATCATCGCCACTTCGAGCTCACGGCTCGACAGCACGTCGAACGGCGAGCCTTCGCCGTCGAGCGTGGCAAGCGCCAGCTGCTGCGCCACGGCCGGCGCCAGATAACGTCGGCCGAAGGCCACCTGCCGCACCGCTTCCATCAATTCGTCCGCCGTGCATCCTTTGGTGAGGTAGCCCAGCGCACCCGCATCGAGCAGGCGCTTCGGAAAACGCGCGTCGTCCACCACCGTCACGATGATGACGTGCGTCGGCAACTTGGAGCGCGATACGCGCTCGGTCAATTCAATGCCGCTCATGCCAGGCATGTGTACGTCGACCAGCGCGATATTGGGCGTCTTCGCACGAATGAGCCGCAGCCCTTCCTCCGCGGACCCTGCCTCGCCCAAAATTTGAACATCAGGCTGTTGCTGCAGGATCATCCTGAATCCCGTGCGCACCAGCTCGTGGTCGTCAATCAAGACTACCTTGATCACCAGACACCCTCCTTGGGTTGATGGGGCGAACATAGGCTGCGATATCGCTTTATGCAAGCGCTTACGCTCCTTCGGAAACACTTCATCCATCGCACCCTACGCGTGCGGATGACTTTTCCTTACAGGGTTTACCGAAGCTCGCCTTTCCGCTTATTCCACACCGGTGGACCAGTTTCTGAGGCCTTCGCTGTCGAGATCAAAATCCTCGACCTTCACGGTCATGACGCTGCGACCATCCGACCACTGCTGCTCGCCAACAGACCTCGCGACACCTTCAAGCACCGCCCCCTGCGCGAATACGCAGTCACCCGCGCACGTACCCACGACGTAACCTTCGGGAAGTTCGGCCGCGACACGGTGGTCGTACGGGCCCAGGAATCGCACGGTGCTCATGGCTTCTCCCGGATGCTTCCAGCATCCTGAAAGGTGGTACGCCCCCGATTCCGTAGACACCTGATAGTGTCTATTGAGGATCGGAGGATCTATGACCAGCAAGCGTTTCACTGACGAGTTTAAGGCTGAAGCGGTTAAGCAGGTTAGCGAGCGTGGCTACCCCGTTACGGAGGTGGCCGAGCGCTGTCT is from Dyella jiangningensis and encodes:
- a CDS encoding response regulator, which translates into the protein MIKVVLIDDHELVRTGFRMILQQQPDVQILGEAGSAEEGLRLIRAKTPNIALVDVHMPGMSGIELTERVSRSKLPTHVIIVTVVDDARFPKRLLDAGALGYLTKGCTADELMEAVRQVAFGRRYLAPAVAQQLALATLDGEGSPFDVLSSRELEVAMMLVRGKALTTIGEQLNLSPKTVSTYKQRLMEKLQVDHVISLAHLMTIHGLLDTHNNQVGN
- a CDS encoding transposase, with protein sequence MTSKRFTDEFKAEAVKQVSERGYPVTEVAERCL